The window CTGTTTATGCGCTGTACAGCTTAATAAAAATAAGCCAAAAATTCGGTCGCTTGCATAACTACTTGCGAGTTTTTCCACAATAAAATCACGATCATGTTCTAACGCATCAAGCTCATAGGTATTATCATGCTGACGCCAAGGTTCAAAGCCTTCTTTTTCTGGATCTTGTTCAAGCAACTGTGCCCAAGCATTTTTTGAAATATCTTCATGCCCTGAGAAATAAGCCGCATGTGATAACCAAAAATAAAATCCAGCATCACCCAAATAACCACGTTTTTGCATACTACGTAGCCATTTAAAGGCTATTTCATATTGTCCAATAAGCGCTAATGTTGCCCCTAGTTTATAACGATGTTCCCAAGCGTACGGCTGAATTTTTACAAGTACATCCAAAAGTGCCTTTAATTCCTCATCATTTTTTTCATAATACGCTATCACTGTTAAATTACATAATGCATGTAAATTACCTTTATTTTCTCGCAATACATTATTCAATAGTGCTTTTGCCTGTTCAGGCTCACCAACATAAAAATAAGCCAATGCTAAATTGTTATAAGCTGACCAAAATTCAGGTCTATCTTCAATCAAATCTTCCAATATGCTTATAGCTTCAGGAAAATCGCCCTTCTCCATACAGCGTCGGGCCTGTTCTTGACGATATAAATCCTCACCAGAACCTTCTGGCTCTTCATAATCATCCTGCTCAAAAGCGACAAAATCCAATATCTCAGCCGCTTCATCTGCATATGCACCCTCTGGCTCCATTTGTAAATATTGCTCTGCAAACCGTTTCGCATCCTGAATCATTCCGACGCACCCAGAGACCTCAGCCATATAAAAAATTATCTCTGGCTCAACTGGGTCTAATTGATAGGCACGACGAAGTAGATCATACGCTTCTTCAAAACGTTGACCATCCAGTTCTACAATCGCTAATTGCAATAAAATCATCGGATCATCAGGGCTTAAATCCACAGCACGCTGTAGATATTTATAAGCTTTATTCATTTGTCCACTATTCATCGCTTGAATTGATTTTTTATAATAATAGTCGCCTGTTGGAATGAACGATACGACATTCGTTTGACTCTCTTTTTGACGTTTCTTTTCCAAAATATTTCCTCCGAAACAAGAAATAAGGAACGCATCACACGTTCCTTTTCACAGTAACTTTCATTATACCATACTATAAACGATATGCTGTTATTTCTCCTCGTGACGTTTTTCCAACACATGTAATACGTCAAAAATACTTACCTTCTGCTCTTGCAACAATACTAATAAGTGGTAAATCAAATCTGCAGCTTCCCACTTAACTTCCTCTGTATCACGGTTTTTCGCACCGATAACAACTTCTGTAGCTTCTTCACCAACTTTTTTACAAATCTTATCGATACCTTTATCGAATAAATATGTAGTGTATGCACCTTCTGGCATTTCTTGCTCACGTTTTTCAATTATTTTTACAAGTTCAGAAATAATGCCGACTGAGCCAACCTTTGCATTTTCTTGCAGAACTTCTGTAAAGCAAGAAGTCGTTCCGTTATGGCATGCAGGGCCTGCAGGCAGCACTTCAATGACTAATGCATCCCCGTCGCAATCCGCTTTAATAGATACTACCTTTTGTGTATGACCACTTGTAGCACCTTTATGCCAAAGTTCTTGACGAGAACGTGAGTAGAACCAAGTTTCGCCGGATTCAATTGTTTTTTCCAATGATTCTTTGTTCATATATGCTACCGTTAATACTTCTTTTGTATTAGCATCTTGAACTACTGCTGTCACAAGGCCTTTATCGTCAAATTTAATGTTGTCAATCATCTTACTGTCACTCCTTTTTCACGTAAGTACTCTTTTACTTGCGCTACACTCGTTTCTTTATAGTGGAAGATGGATGCCGCAAGTGCTGCATCTGCATCAACATCTTCAGTTAATACTGCATAAAAATGTTCGGCATTCCCTGCACCACCACTAGCAATTACAGGAACTGTCACGGCCTCTCGTACTGCCTTTGTTAATGCTAAGTCAAAACCAGACTTCTCTCCGTCTTGATTCATACTTGTTAATAAAATTTCACCAGCACCTAAGCGTACGGCTTCCTTTGCCCACTCCGTTACTTGCCAAGCTGTTTTGTTGCGGCCACCATGTGTATAGACCATCCATGTGCCATCTTCTTCACTATAGCGGGCATCAATTGCTACAACAATACATTGTGCTCCAAAGAAATCAGAACCTTCCTTAATAAGCTGTGGGCGTTCTAAGGCAGAGGTGTTGACTGAAACTTTATCAGCTCCCGCGCGCAAAATACGTTTCATATCATCTAACGTACGAATTCCACCACCCACCGTAAATGGAATGGCAAGTGTCGCCGCTGTTTGGCGCACCACATCTACCATTGTTTCACGTCCTTCATGTGATGCCGAAATATCAAGGAACACAAGCTCATCTGCACCCTGTGCATCATAAAACTTTGCAAGCTCTACAGGGTCCCCTGCATCACGTAATGACACAAACTGCACACCTTTTACAACACGGCCTTCTTTGACATCCAAACATGGAATAATACGCTTTGTTAGCACGCCGCCACCCCTTTTAACCACTGATTTAATAAGTACACACCAAGTTCTCCTGATTTTTCAGGATGGAACTGCATGCCTGTAATAGAGCCATTCGCGACAATGCCTGGTACCTGGATACCATGATAATCCGCATAGGCAACTAGCTCATTAGCATCCATTCCCGTTGCATAAAATGAATGGACAAAATAGACATGTTTTGCCTGCGCCTCATCCTTTAACCAAACCGGGCGGTTAGTCACAACTAACTCATTCCAGCCCATATGTGGTACACGGTATGGCTTCCCCTCATGCACTCCACTAAAACGTTGAATACTCCCTGTAAAGAAACCTAAACCCTTCGTCGGCGAAATCTCATCACTATCATCGAATAGCAGTTGCATACCTAAGCAAATGCCAAGCAATGGACGATTTTCTGCTTTCACTTTTTGTAAATAACTATCTAACTTTGTGTCAGCCAATCGTTTCATGGCATCAGGAAACGCACCAACACCTGGTAATAAAAGGGCGTCTGTTGCATCAAGCTCATTGACATCCGCTGTAACGATGACATCACAACCAAGACGCTTTAGTGCTTGTTCGACACTGAATAAATTGCCCATTCCATAATCGATCACACCAATTTTCACGTTAACAGCCCCTTTGTTGACGGTACGCCTTTGACGCGTGGATCAATCTCTACTGCCACATCAATAGCACGTGCTAATGCTTTGAAAATTGCTTCGATAATGTGATGTGTATTAGAGCCATAAGGCACAATGACATGGACATTCATACGTGCTTCTAGCGCAAACTTCCATAAAAACTCATGCACGAGCTCTGTATCAAATGTGCCCACCTTCTCTTTTAGTTGTGGTACGCGGTATTCTAAATGTGGACGGTTCGAACAATCCACAACAACTTGTGCAAGGGCATCATCCATCGGTACAAAAGCGCTACCATAACGTTTAATTCCCTTTTTATCCCCTAGCGCCTCACGAATCGCTTGTCCTAATACAATCCCGAGATCTTCTGTCGTATGATGATCGTCAATATATGTATCACCATTGGCTTGAATCGTGCCGTCAAAAAGACCATGCTTAATAAATAAATCAAGCATATGATCCATAAAGCCAACACCTGTTTTAATGTCTGCCTTTCCTTCACCGTCTAAATTAATAGCCACAGAAATTTTCGTTTCATTTGTTTTACGTTCAACCTTTGCATACCGTTTCTTTTCTGTCATTGTGCTACTCCTTTTCCCATCCACGTGATTCTACTGCACGCGCATGGCCCTCTAAGCCTTCCATACGTGCTAAGCGTGCAATTTTCGGTGCATTTTCTGCCCATGTTTTTTCACTATAATAAACAATGCTTGATTTTTTTACGAAATCGTCGACATTTAAGCCACTTGCAAAGCGTGCCGTACTATTAGTGGGTAGCACGTGGTTTGTGCCCGCAAAATAATCCCCCACAGGCTCTGAACTATAACGCCCGATGAAAATACCACCTGCGTGACTGATTTGCTCTGCCACAGCTTCAGCATTCTTCGTGACAACTTCGAGATGTTCAGGCGCCAAGGAGTTAATAGCATCAATAGCATCCGCCATCGTTTCTGCAATATAAATCGCACCAAAGTTTTCAACAGATGCACGCGCTACTTCCTCACGCGGTAATGAGGCTAATTGCTTTTCCACTTCAATTGCGACCTTTTGAGCAAGCTCTTCAGAAGTTGTGACTAAAATTACACAAGCCAGTTTATCATGTTCTGCCTGCGATAAAAGATCCGCTGCAACTTCATCTGCAAAGGCTGTTTCGTCTGCAAGTACAGCAATTTCACTTGGTCCTGCAATCATATCAATCGCTACTTCACCAAATACTTCTCGTTTAGCAAGTGCTACAAAAATATTGCCTGGGCCAGTTATTTTGTCGACTGCCGCAATGGTTTCTGTGCCGTATGCAAGTGCACCAATTGCCTGTGCACCACCGACTTTATATACTTCCTCCACGCCAAGAATATGCGCAGCTGCAAGCACACCTACTGGTAAATGTCCATCTCGTCCTGCTGGTGATGTAATCACAATACGCTTTACACCTGCAACTTGTGCAGGAATAACATTCATTAAGACCGATGAAGGATAGGCTGCTGTACCCCCTGGGACATAGAGACCCACTGCATCAAGTGCCGTTATACGCTGTCCTAGCCAAGAGCCATTCGCTAAGTCTAAGCGATAGCCTGTACGTGTTTGTTGCTCGTGATATAGGCGAATATTATCGGCCGCTTCTTTCAAATCAGTATATAGTTGGTCATCAAGTGCATTTGCACCCGCTTCAATTTCTTCTTTTGCGACACGTAACTCGTTAGGTACGAAGCCATCCCATTTTTCTGTATAGGTACGTACAGCTGCATCACCTTGTGCCCGCACATCCGCTAATACCTGACGTACAACCTTTAGCTGTTCTTCATTTCCACCATCAAGTGGACGTTTTAAAGAAATTCCTTTTGCCAGTTTGGTAATCTTCATTCACAAAGCCCCCTTTAATTGACGCATTGTTTTAAGCGTTTCACAAGGTCGATAATTCGATCGCCCTTCATGCGATAGCTTACTGGATTGGCGATTAAACGAGATGAAACGTCTGTAATAAATTCATACTCGACCAAGCCATTCTCTTTGAGCGTACGTCCTGTTGAGACAATATCCACAATGCGATCAGCTAAACCAATCATCGGTGCCAATTCAATAGAGCCATTTAATTCAATAATTTCGACTTGCTCACCGATTCCCTTATAATATTTCATCGCAATATTTGGATACTTCGTTGCAATTCTAGGTGCAATTTCGTTCATCGTTGTATTGGGTAAGCCTGCGGATGCGATATAACATGCACTAATTTTCAAATCCAGTAATTCATGTACCTCTCGCTGTTGCTCCAGTAAGACGTCTTTTCCTGCAATGCCAATATCAGCTACGCCATGCTCCACATAGACAGGAACATCCATTGGTTTTGCTAAAATAAAACGAATTTTCTCTTCAGGAATTTCAATCATTAGTTTCCGTGACATCTCTACTTCTTCAGGTAAATTAAAGCCTGCTTCAATAAGCATTTGATATGCCTCTTCAAATATACGTCCTTTCGGCATTGCAATTGTTAATTCATTCACCGTCATTCACCCCTTGCCCAACAACGACCACCTTTGTAAATTGCTCTTGAAAGGCAGCTTCATCGACTAAACTACTTCTCAATTGTAAAGTTGCCTGCTTACCAGCTACTCGTAAGGCCTGTACCTTTTCAAGAGCCGCTTCAAAGTCTTCTTCCTCAAACAACACTACAATCGCTTCTTCCTTTTCAACTGTTTGTCCTGCTAACGTTTCTAGTAAACGATCCACCCGTATACTAAATCCTGTCGCACCTACTTTTGAGCCAAACACTTCAAGTAAACCGTCATAGCGACCGCCATTTCCAAGCGAAAAGCCACTGCCGGATGCAAATACTTCAAACAACATTCCTGTGTAATAACTCATATGGCTTGAAAGCGTAAAATCAAACGCTACATAATCAGCCAAATTCGCTACCTCGAGTAATTTTGCTAGCTGTTGCATATATTCAAGTGCATCATTTTTACGCACATACTTTTCAATATCTTTTATGTCATTTACATTCATTGCTTCATCAATAAATTGCAACAATGCATCAGATTTAGTTTTTGGTAAATCAAATGATTCCACCGCTTCTTCAAATCCTACGTAGTTACGTTGCACAAGCAATGTGCGTAAAGTATCTTCTTGCTCAATGCTCTCTGTATAGTCCTGTAAAATGCAATGTAATACACCTGCATGTCCAATTGTTACTTTGAATTCTTGTAATCCAAACTGCTTTAATAGCTCCATTGCCGTAATAATGACCTCAGCATCTGCAAATACTGAATTATCGCCAATTAGCTCAATACCCATTTGCTCAAATTCAGCTGGTCGGCCGCCTTCTGTTTCCTGTGCACGAAATACACTAGCAAAATAAGCTAAGCGTACTGGAATCATTTCTTTTAATAACTTTGAGGTAGCTACTCGAGCAATTGGTGTGGTCATATCCGGACGTAATACTAATGTGTTGCCTTGACTGTCTACTAGCTTAAATAAATGTGCATCAGATATTGCAGATGCTTTACCAACCGTATCAAAATATTCTACCGTTGGCGTTTTAATAAATTCATAGCCCCTTGAGC of the Lysinibacillus fusiformis genome contains:
- a CDS encoding tetratricopeptide repeat protein → MEKKRQKESQTNVVSFIPTGDYYYKKSIQAMNSGQMNKAYKYLQRAVDLSPDDPMILLQLAIVELDGQRFEEAYDLLRRAYQLDPVEPEIIFYMAEVSGCVGMIQDAKRFAEQYLQMEPEGAYADEAAEILDFVAFEQDDYEEPEGSGEDLYRQEQARRCMEKGDFPEAISILEDLIEDRPEFWSAYNNLALAYFYVGEPEQAKALLNNVLRENKGNLHALCNLTVIAYYEKNDEELKALLDVLVKIQPYAWEHRYKLGATLALIGQYEIAFKWLRSMQKRGYLGDAGFYFWLSHAAYFSGHEDISKNAWAQLLEQDPEKEGFEPWRQHDNTYELDALEHDRDFIVEKLASSYASDRIFGLFLLSCTAHKQEIIAHPKWVDVEQYNAFEKLFLAYALGHQFDEKNKVEASFLRAVKVPEILLEQYGKLNTVVTPMFQMWFVLCEQALTQNYRFTNPVAIAGANDYLFRSSRMLKVTKKEIAEQYGISVSTLSKYIDEILMFLPNSHN
- the hisIE gene encoding bifunctional phosphoribosyl-AMP cyclohydrolase/phosphoribosyl-ATP diphosphatase HisIE — encoded protein: MIDNIKFDDKGLVTAVVQDANTKEVLTVAYMNKESLEKTIESGETWFYSRSRQELWHKGATSGHTQKVVSIKADCDGDALVIEVLPAGPACHNGTTSCFTEVLQENAKVGSVGIISELVKIIEKREQEMPEGAYTTYLFDKGIDKICKKVGEEATEVVIGAKNRDTEEVKWEAADLIYHLLVLLQEQKVSIFDVLHVLEKRHEEK
- the hisF gene encoding imidazole glycerol phosphate synthase subunit HisF; this translates as MLTKRIIPCLDVKEGRVVKGVQFVSLRDAGDPVELAKFYDAQGADELVFLDISASHEGRETMVDVVRQTAATLAIPFTVGGGIRTLDDMKRILRAGADKVSVNTSALERPQLIKEGSDFFGAQCIVVAIDARYSEEDGTWMVYTHGGRNKTAWQVTEWAKEAVRLGAGEILLTSMNQDGEKSGFDLALTKAVREAVTVPVIASGGAGNAEHFYAVLTEDVDADAALAASIFHYKETSVAQVKEYLREKGVTVR
- the hisH gene encoding imidazole glycerol phosphate synthase subunit HisH, with protein sequence MKIGVIDYGMGNLFSVEQALKRLGCDVIVTADVNELDATDALLLPGVGAFPDAMKRLADTKLDSYLQKVKAENRPLLGICLGMQLLFDDSDEISPTKGLGFFTGSIQRFSGVHEGKPYRVPHMGWNELVVTNRPVWLKDEAQAKHVYFVHSFYATGMDANELVAYADYHGIQVPGIVANGSITGMQFHPEKSGELGVYLLNQWLKGVAAC
- the hisB gene encoding imidazoleglycerol-phosphate dehydratase HisB encodes the protein MTEKKRYAKVERKTNETKISVAINLDGEGKADIKTGVGFMDHMLDLFIKHGLFDGTIQANGDTYIDDHHTTEDLGIVLGQAIREALGDKKGIKRYGSAFVPMDDALAQVVVDCSNRPHLEYRVPQLKEKVGTFDTELVHEFLWKFALEARMNVHVIVPYGSNTHHIIEAIFKALARAIDVAVEIDPRVKGVPSTKGLLT
- the hisD gene encoding histidinol dehydrogenase, whose translation is MKITKLAKGISLKRPLDGGNEEQLKVVRQVLADVRAQGDAAVRTYTEKWDGFVPNELRVAKEEIEAGANALDDQLYTDLKEAADNIRLYHEQQTRTGYRLDLANGSWLGQRITALDAVGLYVPGGTAAYPSSVLMNVIPAQVAGVKRIVITSPAGRDGHLPVGVLAAAHILGVEEVYKVGGAQAIGALAYGTETIAAVDKITGPGNIFVALAKREVFGEVAIDMIAGPSEIAVLADETAFADEVAADLLSQAEHDKLACVILVTTSEELAQKVAIEVEKQLASLPREEVARASVENFGAIYIAETMADAIDAINSLAPEHLEVVTKNAEAVAEQISHAGGIFIGRYSSEPVGDYFAGTNHVLPTNSTARFASGLNVDDFVKKSSIVYYSEKTWAENAPKIARLARMEGLEGHARAVESRGWEKE
- the hisG gene encoding ATP phosphoribosyltransferase: MNELTIAMPKGRIFEEAYQMLIEAGFNLPEEVEMSRKLMIEIPEEKIRFILAKPMDVPVYVEHGVADIGIAGKDVLLEQQREVHELLDLKISACYIASAGLPNTTMNEIAPRIATKYPNIAMKYYKGIGEQVEIIELNGSIELAPMIGLADRIVDIVSTGRTLKENGLVEYEFITDVSSRLIANPVSYRMKGDRIIDLVKRLKQCVN
- a CDS encoding ATP phosphoribosyltransferase regulatory subunit — encoded protein: MSSIKMFEKPLGMRDTFPQIYEKVEAVRHTGRNFLRSRGYEFIKTPTVEYFDTVGKASAISDAHLFKLVDSQGNTLVLRPDMTTPIARVATSKLLKEMIPVRLAYFASVFRAQETEGGRPAEFEQMGIELIGDNSVFADAEVIITAMELLKQFGLQEFKVTIGHAGVLHCILQDYTESIEQEDTLRTLLVQRNYVGFEEAVESFDLPKTKSDALLQFIDEAMNVNDIKDIEKYVRKNDALEYMQQLAKLLEVANLADYVAFDFTLSSHMSYYTGMLFEVFASGSGFSLGNGGRYDGLLEVFGSKVGATGFSIRVDRLLETLAGQTVEKEEAIVVLFEEEDFEAALEKVQALRVAGKQATLQLRSSLVDEAAFQEQFTKVVVVGQGVNDGE